A single genomic interval of Pan paniscus chromosome 18, NHGRI_mPanPan1-v2.0_pri, whole genome shotgun sequence harbors:
- the ATXN2L gene encoding ataxin-2-like protein isoform X25 gives MELRVAAHAGAVGSDRWRGQSTGKGPPQSPVFEGVYNNSRMLHFLTAVVGSTCDVKVKNGTTYEGIFKTLSSKFELAVDAVHRKASEPAGGPRREDIVDTMVFKPSDVMLVHFRNVDFNYATKDKFTDSAIAMSSKVNGEHKEKVLQRWEGGDSNSDDYDLESDMSNGWDPNEMFKFNEENYGVKTTYDSSLSSYTVPLEKDNSEEFRQRELRAAQLAREIESSPQYRLRIAMENDDGRTEEEKHSAVQRQGSGRESPSLASREGKYIPLPQRVREGPRGGVRCSSSRGGRPGLSSLPPRGPHHLDNSSPGPGSEARGINGGPSRMSPKAQRPLRGAKTLSSPSNRPSGETSVPPPPAVGRMYPPRSPKSAAPAPISASCPEPPIGSAVPTSSASIPVTSSVSDPGVGSISPASPKISLAPTDVKELSTKEPGRTLEPQELARIAGKVPGLQNEQKRFQLEELRKFGAQFKLQPSSSPENSLDPFPPRILKEEPKGKEKEVDGLLTSEPMGSPVSSKTESVSDKEDKPPLAPSGGTEGPEQPPPPCPSQTGSPPVGLIKGEDKDEGPVAEQVKKSTLNPNAKEFNPTKPLLSVNKSTSTPTSPGPRTHSTPSIPVLTAGQSGLYSPQYISYIPQIHMGPAVQAPQMYPYPVSNSVPGQQGKYRGAKGSLPPQRSDQHQPASAPPMMQAAAAAGPPLVAATPYSSYIPYNPQQFPGQPAMMQPMAHYPSQPVFAPMLQSNPRMLTSGSHPQAIVSSSTPQYPSAEQPTPQALYATVHQSYPHHATQLHAHQPQPATTPTGSQPQSQHAAPSPVQHQAGQAPHLGSGQPQQNLYHPGALTGTPPSLPPGPSAQSPQSSFPQPAAVYAIHHQQLPHGFTNMAHVTQAHVQTGITAAPPPHPGAPHPPQVMLLHPPQSHGGPPQGAVPQSGVPALSASTPSPYPYIGHPQGEQPGQAPGFPGGADDRILCRVGRSHSRRRQGLAPGSVLCFPPSSLSCDPAAPLPTASPALSDPDCLLT, from the exons ATGGAATTAAGAGTGGCGGCACACGCAGGCGCAGTGGGCTCTGATCGCTGGAG ggGACAGAGCACAGGAAAGGGACCCCCACAGTCACCT GTGTTTGAAGGCGTCTACAACAATTCCAGAATGCTGCATTTCCTTACAGCTGTTGTG GGCTCCACTTGTGATGTAAAGGTGAAAAATGGTACCACTTATGAGGGTATCTTCAAGACGCTAAGCTCAAAG TTTGAACTAGCCGTGGATGCTGTGCACCGGAAAGCATCTGAGCCAGCAGGTGGCCCTCGTCGGGAGGACATTGTGGACACCATGGTGTTTAAGCCAAGTGATGTCATGCTTGTTCACTTCCGAAATGTTGACTTCAACTACGCTACTAAAG ACAAGTTCACCGATTCAGCCATTGCCATGAGCTCGAAAGTGAATGGGGAACACAAAGAGAAGGTGCTTCAGCGCTGGGAGGGGGGTGACAGCAACAGCGACGACTATGACCTCGAGTCTGACATG tccAATGGATGGGACCCCAATGAAATGTTCAAGTTCAATGAGGAGAACTACGGTGTGAAGACTACCTATGATAGCAGTCTTTCTTCTTATAC GGTGCCCTTAGAAAAGGACAACTCAGAAGAGTTTCGTCAGCGAGAGCTGCGTGCGGCCCAGTTGGCTCGAGAGATTGAATCAAGCCCCCAGTACCGCCTACGGATCGCCATGGAGAACGACGATGGGCGCACTGAAGAGGAGAAGCACAGTGCAGTCCAGCGGCAGGGCTCAGGGCGGGAGAGCCCCAGCTTGGCATCCAG GGAGGGGAAGTATATCCCTCTGCCTCAACGAGTCCGGGAAGGTCCCCGGGGAGGAGTTCGATGCAGCAGCTCTCGGGGCGGTCGGCCTGGCCTTAGCTCTTTGCCACCTCGTGGCCCTCACCATCTGGACAACAGCAGCCCTGGCCCAGGTTCTGAGGCCCGTGGTATCAATGGAG gcCCTTCCCGCATGTCCCCAAAGGCACAGCGGCCTCTGAGAGGTGCCAAGACTCTGTCTTCGCCCAGTAATAGGCCTTCTGGAGAAACttctgttcctcctcctcctgcag TGGGCCGGATGTATCCCCCGCGTTCTCCCAAGTCTGCTGCCCCTGCCCCAATCTCAGCTTCCTGTCCAGAGCCTCCCATCGGCTCGGCAGTGCCAACCTCTTCAGCCTCCATCCCTGTGACCTCATCAGTCTCAGATCCTGGAGTGGGCTCCATTTCTCCAGCTTCTCCAAAGATCTCCCTGGCCCCCACAGATG TAAAAGAACTCTCTACCAAGGAACCTGGGAGAACTCTGGAGCCCCAGGAGCTGGCTCGGATAGCTGGGAAAG TCCCTGGTCTTCAGAATGAACAGAAACGATTCCAACTGGAAGAACTGAGAAAGTTTGGGGCCCAGTTTAAG CTTCAGCCCAGTAGCTCCCCTGAGAACAGCCTGGATCCTTTTCCTCCCCGGATCTTAAAGGAGGAGcccaaaggaaaggagaaggaggttgATGGTCTGTTGACTTCAGAGCCCATGGGGTCTCCCGTCTCCTCCAAGACAGAGTCCGTATCGGATAAGGAGGACAAACCACCTCTGGCACCATCAGGAGGCACTGAGGGGCCAGAGCAGCCCCCACCACCTTGTCCAAGCCAAACTGGCAGCCCCCCGGTGGGCCTCATCAAGGGAGAAGACAAAGATGAGGGCCCTGTTGCTGA ACAAGTAAAGAAATCAACGTTGAACCCTAATGCTAAGGAGTTCAATCCTACAAAGCCTCTGCTgtctgtg AATAAATCCACCAGTACCCCAACTTCTCCGGGGCCCCGGACTCATTCAACTCCctccatcccggtgctgacagcaGGCCAGAGTGGGCTATACAGCCCCCAGTACATCTCCTACATACCTCAGATCCACATGGGACCAGCTGTGCAG GCACCTCAGATGTATCCATATCCTGTATCCAATTCAGTGCCTGGGCAGCAGGGCAAGTACCGGGGAGCAAAAG gCTCCCTTCCTCCGCAGCGCTCGGACCAACACCAGCCAGCCTCAGCCCCGCCGATGATGCAGGCCGCCGCGGCTGCTGGCCCGCCTCTGGTGGCTGCCACGCCCTATTCTTCCTACATCCCCTACAACCCTCAGCAGTTCCCAGGCCAGCCGGCCATGATGCAGCCCATGGCCCACTACCCCTCACAG CCGGTGTTTGCCCCCATGCTTCAGAGCAACCCACGCATGCTGACGTCGGGCAGCCATCCCCAGGCCATCGTGTCATCCTCTACCCCTCAGTACCCTTCTGCAGAGCAGCCTACCCCCCAAGCCCTTTATG CCACTGTTCACCAGTCCTACCCACACCATGCCACACAGCTCCATGCCCACCAGCCGCAGCCAGCTACCACGCCTACTGGAAGCCAGCCGCAGTCCCAGCATGCGGCCCCCAGTCCTGTCCAG CATCAGGCGGGGCAGGCCCCACACTTGGGCAGTGGACAGCCACAGCAGAATCTGTACCACCCAGGGGCCCTGACAGGCACGCCGCCCTCTCTGCCACCGGGACCTTCTGCCCAGTCCCCTCAGAGCAGCTTCCCCCAGCCAGCCGCTGTGTATGCCATCCACCACCAGCAGCTGCCCCACGGCTTCACCAACATGGCCCATGTTACCCAG GCCCATGTCCAAACTGGAATCACAGCAGCCCCGCCCCCTCACCCTGGGGCTCCCCACCCgccccaggtgatgctgctgcaCCCACCCCAGAGTCATGGGGGGCCCCCCCAAGGCGCGGTGCCCCAGAGTGGGGTGCCTGCACTCTCAGCTTCCACACCCTCACCCTACCCCTACATCGGACACCCCCAAGGTGAGCAGCCTGGCCAGGCGCCTGGATTTCCAGGAGGAGCCGATGACAGGATTC TATGTAGGGTGGGCAGAAGCCACAGTCGCCGCCGCCAGGGGCTTGCTCCTGGCTCTGTCCTTTGCTTCCCTCCGTCCTCGCTCAGTTGTGATCCAGCAGCCCCCCTCCCCACTGCCTCCCCAGCTCTCAGTGACCCCGACTGTCTCCTGACTTAG
- the ATXN2L gene encoding ataxin-2-like protein isoform X24, producing the protein MAFAAALSPSPASGPLFALNRRLHQPATSRVTWQLVIPAEGQSTGKGPPQSPVFEGVYNNSRMLHFLTAVVGSTCDVKVKNGTTYEGIFKTLSSKFELAVDAVHRKASEPAGGPRREDIVDTMVFKPSDVMLVHFRNVDFNYATKDKFTDSAIAMSSKVNGEHKEKVLQRWEGGDSNSDDYDLESDMSNGWDPNEMFKFNEENYGVKTTYDSSLSSYTVPLEKDNSEEFRQRELRAAQLAREIESSPQYRLRIAMENDDGRTEEEKHSAVQRQGSGRESPSLASREGKYIPLPQRVREGPRGGVRCSSSRGGRPGLSSLPPRGPHHLDNSSPGPGSEARGINGGPSRMSPKAQRPLRGAKTLSSPSNRPSGETSVPPPPAAPPFLPVGRMYPPRSPKSAAPAPISASCPEPPIGSAVPTSSASIPVTSSVSDPGVGSISPASPKISLAPTDVPGLQNEQKRFQLEELRKFGAQFKLQPSSSPENSLDPFPPRILKEEPKGKEKEVDGLLTSEPMGSPVSSKTESVSDKEDKPPLAPSGGTEGPEQPPPPCPSQTGSPPVGLIKGEDKDEGPVAEQVKKSTLNPNAKEFNPTKPLLSVNKSTSTPTSPGPRTHSTPSIPVLTAGQSGLYSPQYISYIPQIHMGPAVQAPQMYPYPVSNSVPGQQGKYRGAKGSLPPQRSDQHQPASAPPMMQAAAAAGPPLVAATPYSSYIPYNPQQFPGQPAMMQPMAHYPSQPVFAPMLQSNPRMLTSGSHPQAIVSSSTPQYPSAEQPTPQALYATVHQSYPHHATQLHAHQPQPATTPTGSQPQSQHAAPSPVQHQAGQAPHLGSGQPQQNLYHPGALTGTPPSLPPGPSAQSPQSSFPQPAAVYAIHHQQLPHGFTNMAHVTQAHVQTGITAAPPPHPGAPHPPQVMLLHPPQSHGGPPQGAVPQSGVPALSASTPSPYPYIGHPQGEQPGQAPGFPGGADDRILCRVGRSHSRRRQGLAPGSVLCFPPSSLSCDPAAPLPTASPALSDPDCLLT; encoded by the exons ATGGCTTTTGCGGCTGCGCTGTCCCCCAGCCCCGCCAGCGGCCCCCTCTTCGCCCTCAACCGCCGGTTACATCAGCCAGCGACGAGCAGGGTTACCTGGCAATTGGTGATCCCCGCAGA ggGACAGAGCACAGGAAAGGGACCCCCACAGTCACCT GTGTTTGAAGGCGTCTACAACAATTCCAGAATGCTGCATTTCCTTACAGCTGTTGTG GGCTCCACTTGTGATGTAAAGGTGAAAAATGGTACCACTTATGAGGGTATCTTCAAGACGCTAAGCTCAAAG TTTGAACTAGCCGTGGATGCTGTGCACCGGAAAGCATCTGAGCCAGCAGGTGGCCCTCGTCGGGAGGACATTGTGGACACCATGGTGTTTAAGCCAAGTGATGTCATGCTTGTTCACTTCCGAAATGTTGACTTCAACTACGCTACTAAAG ACAAGTTCACCGATTCAGCCATTGCCATGAGCTCGAAAGTGAATGGGGAACACAAAGAGAAGGTGCTTCAGCGCTGGGAGGGGGGTGACAGCAACAGCGACGACTATGACCTCGAGTCTGACATG tccAATGGATGGGACCCCAATGAAATGTTCAAGTTCAATGAGGAGAACTACGGTGTGAAGACTACCTATGATAGCAGTCTTTCTTCTTATAC GGTGCCCTTAGAAAAGGACAACTCAGAAGAGTTTCGTCAGCGAGAGCTGCGTGCGGCCCAGTTGGCTCGAGAGATTGAATCAAGCCCCCAGTACCGCCTACGGATCGCCATGGAGAACGACGATGGGCGCACTGAAGAGGAGAAGCACAGTGCAGTCCAGCGGCAGGGCTCAGGGCGGGAGAGCCCCAGCTTGGCATCCAG GGAGGGGAAGTATATCCCTCTGCCTCAACGAGTCCGGGAAGGTCCCCGGGGAGGAGTTCGATGCAGCAGCTCTCGGGGCGGTCGGCCTGGCCTTAGCTCTTTGCCACCTCGTGGCCCTCACCATCTGGACAACAGCAGCCCTGGCCCAGGTTCTGAGGCCCGTGGTATCAATGGAG gcCCTTCCCGCATGTCCCCAAAGGCACAGCGGCCTCTGAGAGGTGCCAAGACTCTGTCTTCGCCCAGTAATAGGCCTTCTGGAGAAACttctgttcctcctcctcctgcag CTCCCCCTTTTCTTCCAGTGGGCCGGATGTATCCCCCGCGTTCTCCCAAGTCTGCTGCCCCTGCCCCAATCTCAGCTTCCTGTCCAGAGCCTCCCATCGGCTCGGCAGTGCCAACCTCTTCAGCCTCCATCCCTGTGACCTCATCAGTCTCAGATCCTGGAGTGGGCTCCATTTCTCCAGCTTCTCCAAAGATCTCCCTGGCCCCCACAGATG TCCCTGGTCTTCAGAATGAACAGAAACGATTCCAACTGGAAGAACTGAGAAAGTTTGGGGCCCAGTTTAAG CTTCAGCCCAGTAGCTCCCCTGAGAACAGCCTGGATCCTTTTCCTCCCCGGATCTTAAAGGAGGAGcccaaaggaaaggagaaggaggttgATGGTCTGTTGACTTCAGAGCCCATGGGGTCTCCCGTCTCCTCCAAGACAGAGTCCGTATCGGATAAGGAGGACAAACCACCTCTGGCACCATCAGGAGGCACTGAGGGGCCAGAGCAGCCCCCACCACCTTGTCCAAGCCAAACTGGCAGCCCCCCGGTGGGCCTCATCAAGGGAGAAGACAAAGATGAGGGCCCTGTTGCTGA ACAAGTAAAGAAATCAACGTTGAACCCTAATGCTAAGGAGTTCAATCCTACAAAGCCTCTGCTgtctgtg AATAAATCCACCAGTACCCCAACTTCTCCGGGGCCCCGGACTCATTCAACTCCctccatcccggtgctgacagcaGGCCAGAGTGGGCTATACAGCCCCCAGTACATCTCCTACATACCTCAGATCCACATGGGACCAGCTGTGCAG GCACCTCAGATGTATCCATATCCTGTATCCAATTCAGTGCCTGGGCAGCAGGGCAAGTACCGGGGAGCAAAAG gCTCCCTTCCTCCGCAGCGCTCGGACCAACACCAGCCAGCCTCAGCCCCGCCGATGATGCAGGCCGCCGCGGCTGCTGGCCCGCCTCTGGTGGCTGCCACGCCCTATTCTTCCTACATCCCCTACAACCCTCAGCAGTTCCCAGGCCAGCCGGCCATGATGCAGCCCATGGCCCACTACCCCTCACAG CCGGTGTTTGCCCCCATGCTTCAGAGCAACCCACGCATGCTGACGTCGGGCAGCCATCCCCAGGCCATCGTGTCATCCTCTACCCCTCAGTACCCTTCTGCAGAGCAGCCTACCCCCCAAGCCCTTTATG CCACTGTTCACCAGTCCTACCCACACCATGCCACACAGCTCCATGCCCACCAGCCGCAGCCAGCTACCACGCCTACTGGAAGCCAGCCGCAGTCCCAGCATGCGGCCCCCAGTCCTGTCCAG CATCAGGCGGGGCAGGCCCCACACTTGGGCAGTGGACAGCCACAGCAGAATCTGTACCACCCAGGGGCCCTGACAGGCACGCCGCCCTCTCTGCCACCGGGACCTTCTGCCCAGTCCCCTCAGAGCAGCTTCCCCCAGCCAGCCGCTGTGTATGCCATCCACCACCAGCAGCTGCCCCACGGCTTCACCAACATGGCCCATGTTACCCAG GCCCATGTCCAAACTGGAATCACAGCAGCCCCGCCCCCTCACCCTGGGGCTCCCCACCCgccccaggtgatgctgctgcaCCCACCCCAGAGTCATGGGGGGCCCCCCCAAGGCGCGGTGCCCCAGAGTGGGGTGCCTGCACTCTCAGCTTCCACACCCTCACCCTACCCCTACATCGGACACCCCCAAGGTGAGCAGCCTGGCCAGGCGCCTGGATTTCCAGGAGGAGCCGATGACAGGATTC TATGTAGGGTGGGCAGAAGCCACAGTCGCCGCCGCCAGGGGCTTGCTCCTGGCTCTGTCCTTTGCTTCCCTCCGTCCTCGCTCAGTTGTGATCCAGCAGCCCCCCTCCCCACTGCCTCCCCAGCTCTCAGTGACCCCGACTGTCTCCTGACTTAG
- the ATXN2L gene encoding ataxin-2-like protein isoform X4 yields the protein MLKPQPPQQPSQPQQPPPTQQAVARRPPGGTSPPNGGLPGPLATSAAPPGPPAAASPCLGPVAAAGSGLRRGAEGILAPQPPPPQQHQERPGAAAIGSARGQSTGKGPPQSPVFEGVYNNSRMLHFLTAVVGSTCDVKVKNGTTYEGIFKTLSSKFELAVDAVHRKASEPAGGPRREDIVDTMVFKPSDVMLVHFRNVDFNYATKDKFTDSAIAMSSKVNGEHKEKVLQRWEGGDSNSDDYDLESDMSNGWDPNEMFKFNEENYGVKTTYDSSLSSYTVPLEKDNSEEFRQRELRAAQLAREIESSPQYRLRIAMENDDGRTEEEKHSAVQRQGSGRESPSLASREGKYIPLPQRVREGPRGGVRCSSSRGGRPGLSSLPPRGPHHLDNSSPGPGSEARGINGGPSRMSPKAQRPLRGAKTLSSPSNRPSGETSVPPPPAVGRMYPPRSPKSAAPAPISASCPEPPIGSAVPTSSASIPVTSSVSDPGVGSISPASPKISLAPTDVKELSTKEPGRTLEPQELARIAGKVPGLQNEQKRFQLEELRKFGAQFKLQPSSSPENSLDPFPPRILKEEPKGKEKEVDGLLTSEPMGSPVSSKTESVSDKEDKPPLAPSGGTEGPEQPPPPCPSQTGSPPVGLIKGEDKDEGPVAEQVKKSTLNPNAKEFNPTKPLLSVNKSTSTPTSPGPRTHSTPSIPVLTAGQSGLYSPQYISYIPQIHMGPAVQAPQMYPYPVSNSVPGQQGKYRGAKGSLPPQRSDQHQPASAPPMMQAAAAAGPPLVAATPYSSYIPYNPQQFPGQPAMMQPMAHYPSQPVFAPMLQSNPRMLTSGSHPQAIVSSSTPQYPSAEQPTPQALYATVHQSYPHHATQLHAHQPQPATTPTGSQPQSQHAAPSPVQHQAGQAPHLGSGQPQQNLYHPGALTGTPPSLPPGPSAQSPQSSFPQPAAVYAIHHQQLPHGFTNMAHVTQAHVQTGITAAPPPHPGAPHPPQVMLLHPPQSHGGPPQGAVPQSGVPALSASTPSPYPYIGHPQVCRVGRSHSRRRQGLAPGSVLCFPPSSLSCDPAAPLPTASPALSDPDCLLT from the exons ATGTTGAAGCCTCAGCCGCCACAACAGCCCTCCCAGCCCCAGCAGCCGCCCCCCACGCAACAGGCCGTGGCCCGTCGGCCCCCCGGGGGCACCAGCCCTCCCAACGGCGGCCTCCCGGGGCCGCTGGCCACCTCTGCGGCTCCTCCCGGGCCTCCAGCGGCCGCCTCCCCCTGCCTGGGGCCTGTGGCCGCTGCCGGGAGCGGGCTCCGCCGGGGAGCCGAAGGCATCTTggcgccgcagccgccgccgccgcagcagCACCAGGAGAGGCCGGGGGCAGCCGCCATCGGCAGCGCCAG ggGACAGAGCACAGGAAAGGGACCCCCACAGTCACCT GTGTTTGAAGGCGTCTACAACAATTCCAGAATGCTGCATTTCCTTACAGCTGTTGTG GGCTCCACTTGTGATGTAAAGGTGAAAAATGGTACCACTTATGAGGGTATCTTCAAGACGCTAAGCTCAAAG TTTGAACTAGCCGTGGATGCTGTGCACCGGAAAGCATCTGAGCCAGCAGGTGGCCCTCGTCGGGAGGACATTGTGGACACCATGGTGTTTAAGCCAAGTGATGTCATGCTTGTTCACTTCCGAAATGTTGACTTCAACTACGCTACTAAAG ACAAGTTCACCGATTCAGCCATTGCCATGAGCTCGAAAGTGAATGGGGAACACAAAGAGAAGGTGCTTCAGCGCTGGGAGGGGGGTGACAGCAACAGCGACGACTATGACCTCGAGTCTGACATG tccAATGGATGGGACCCCAATGAAATGTTCAAGTTCAATGAGGAGAACTACGGTGTGAAGACTACCTATGATAGCAGTCTTTCTTCTTATAC GGTGCCCTTAGAAAAGGACAACTCAGAAGAGTTTCGTCAGCGAGAGCTGCGTGCGGCCCAGTTGGCTCGAGAGATTGAATCAAGCCCCCAGTACCGCCTACGGATCGCCATGGAGAACGACGATGGGCGCACTGAAGAGGAGAAGCACAGTGCAGTCCAGCGGCAGGGCTCAGGGCGGGAGAGCCCCAGCTTGGCATCCAG GGAGGGGAAGTATATCCCTCTGCCTCAACGAGTCCGGGAAGGTCCCCGGGGAGGAGTTCGATGCAGCAGCTCTCGGGGCGGTCGGCCTGGCCTTAGCTCTTTGCCACCTCGTGGCCCTCACCATCTGGACAACAGCAGCCCTGGCCCAGGTTCTGAGGCCCGTGGTATCAATGGAG gcCCTTCCCGCATGTCCCCAAAGGCACAGCGGCCTCTGAGAGGTGCCAAGACTCTGTCTTCGCCCAGTAATAGGCCTTCTGGAGAAACttctgttcctcctcctcctgcag TGGGCCGGATGTATCCCCCGCGTTCTCCCAAGTCTGCTGCCCCTGCCCCAATCTCAGCTTCCTGTCCAGAGCCTCCCATCGGCTCGGCAGTGCCAACCTCTTCAGCCTCCATCCCTGTGACCTCATCAGTCTCAGATCCTGGAGTGGGCTCCATTTCTCCAGCTTCTCCAAAGATCTCCCTGGCCCCCACAGATG TAAAAGAACTCTCTACCAAGGAACCTGGGAGAACTCTGGAGCCCCAGGAGCTGGCTCGGATAGCTGGGAAAG TCCCTGGTCTTCAGAATGAACAGAAACGATTCCAACTGGAAGAACTGAGAAAGTTTGGGGCCCAGTTTAAG CTTCAGCCCAGTAGCTCCCCTGAGAACAGCCTGGATCCTTTTCCTCCCCGGATCTTAAAGGAGGAGcccaaaggaaaggagaaggaggttgATGGTCTGTTGACTTCAGAGCCCATGGGGTCTCCCGTCTCCTCCAAGACAGAGTCCGTATCGGATAAGGAGGACAAACCACCTCTGGCACCATCAGGAGGCACTGAGGGGCCAGAGCAGCCCCCACCACCTTGTCCAAGCCAAACTGGCAGCCCCCCGGTGGGCCTCATCAAGGGAGAAGACAAAGATGAGGGCCCTGTTGCTGA ACAAGTAAAGAAATCAACGTTGAACCCTAATGCTAAGGAGTTCAATCCTACAAAGCCTCTGCTgtctgtg AATAAATCCACCAGTACCCCAACTTCTCCGGGGCCCCGGACTCATTCAACTCCctccatcccggtgctgacagcaGGCCAGAGTGGGCTATACAGCCCCCAGTACATCTCCTACATACCTCAGATCCACATGGGACCAGCTGTGCAG GCACCTCAGATGTATCCATATCCTGTATCCAATTCAGTGCCTGGGCAGCAGGGCAAGTACCGGGGAGCAAAAG gCTCCCTTCCTCCGCAGCGCTCGGACCAACACCAGCCAGCCTCAGCCCCGCCGATGATGCAGGCCGCCGCGGCTGCTGGCCCGCCTCTGGTGGCTGCCACGCCCTATTCTTCCTACATCCCCTACAACCCTCAGCAGTTCCCAGGCCAGCCGGCCATGATGCAGCCCATGGCCCACTACCCCTCACAG CCGGTGTTTGCCCCCATGCTTCAGAGCAACCCACGCATGCTGACGTCGGGCAGCCATCCCCAGGCCATCGTGTCATCCTCTACCCCTCAGTACCCTTCTGCAGAGCAGCCTACCCCCCAAGCCCTTTATG CCACTGTTCACCAGTCCTACCCACACCATGCCACACAGCTCCATGCCCACCAGCCGCAGCCAGCTACCACGCCTACTGGAAGCCAGCCGCAGTCCCAGCATGCGGCCCCCAGTCCTGTCCAG CATCAGGCGGGGCAGGCCCCACACTTGGGCAGTGGACAGCCACAGCAGAATCTGTACCACCCAGGGGCCCTGACAGGCACGCCGCCCTCTCTGCCACCGGGACCTTCTGCCCAGTCCCCTCAGAGCAGCTTCCCCCAGCCAGCCGCTGTGTATGCCATCCACCACCAGCAGCTGCCCCACGGCTTCACCAACATGGCCCATGTTACCCAG GCCCATGTCCAAACTGGAATCACAGCAGCCCCGCCCCCTCACCCTGGGGCTCCCCACCCgccccaggtgatgctgctgcaCCCACCCCAGAGTCATGGGGGGCCCCCCCAAGGCGCGGTGCCCCAGAGTGGGGTGCCTGCACTCTCAGCTTCCACACCCTCACCCTACCCCTACATCGGACACCCCCAAG TATGTAGGGTGGGCAGAAGCCACAGTCGCCGCCGCCAGGGGCTTGCTCCTGGCTCTGTCCTTTGCTTCCCTCCGTCCTCGCTCAGTTGTGATCCAGCAGCCCCCCTCCCCACTGCCTCCCCAGCTCTCAGTGACCCCGACTGTCTCCTGACTTAG